From Erwinia pyri, a single genomic window includes:
- a CDS encoding type II toxin-antitoxin system RelE/ParE family toxin yields MAKVKHYKTTDGRDPFDEFLRNVKDPIAKAKIATRIARMATGNYGDCRPCRESVSELRIDQGPGYRVYFSDLTDPTDGAVSLVLLGGNKKKQDEDIDQAVEYLKDYKSRT; encoded by the coding sequence ATGGCTAAGGTTAAGCATTACAAAACAACCGATGGCCGCGACCCCTTTGATGAGTTTTTGCGTAATGTAAAAGACCCTATCGCAAAGGCTAAGATTGCAACCCGTATTGCCAGAATGGCTACAGGGAACTACGGAGATTGTAGACCATGCAGGGAGAGCGTGTCAGAGTTAAGGATTGATCAGGGGCCAGGTTATCGCGTTTATTTTAGCGATTTAACCGATCCGACTGATGGTGCAGTAAGCCTGGTTTTGCTGGGCGGCAACAAGAAAAAGCAGGATGAAGATATTGATCAGGCGGTCGAATATCTTAAAGACTATAAAAGCAGAACATAA
- the symE gene encoding endoribonuclease SymE, producing MAEQDCNSEVEAKEVASSTLRRIKVSYARTFPDYEQIPSLAMKGKWLAEAGFDTGSVVDVRVMKGCLVLTARPPEPEEPELMKSLRQVCKFSARKQRQVQEFIEVVGAKRVRG from the coding sequence ATGGCTGAGCAAGATTGTAATTCAGAAGTTGAAGCAAAAGAAGTCGCGAGTTCCACACTGCGCCGGATAAAGGTGAGCTATGCGAGAACCTTTCCAGATTATGAACAAATCCCCTCACTGGCGATGAAAGGCAAATGGCTGGCGGAGGCTGGCTTTGATACCGGGTCGGTGGTTGATGTGCGGGTGATGAAGGGATGTCTGGTACTGACCGCCCGTCCGCCGGAGCCTGAAGAACCGGAGCTGATGAAGTCATTACGGCAAGTTTGTAAGTTCTCTGCCCGCAAGCAACGGCAGGTGCAGGAGTTTATAGAGGTTGTTGGTGCTAAGCGGGTTCGTGGTTAG